Genomic window (Drosophila willistoni isolate 14030-0811.24 chromosome 2L unlocalized genomic scaffold, UCI_dwil_1.1 Seg196, whole genome shotgun sequence):
TTTGAATGAGGCAGAGACACATCAAAGCCAATCAAAATGGCATTTCAATAATATCAGAGAGCTACAATCGCATCAGAACACATCATTTCAACAGGGTGGGTGATTGCGAATGGGAAGTGAAAGAGCTTATATGAACgtttataaatgtatatatgtatgtatatattaggGCATAAACGATTTGTTCGCAAAATATGTATTATTAGAGCATGAGAGCACTCACCAGTGATGACATACATAAATCTAGCGAAAATATTGGAAATAGGTTTGTCATTATAATTTAAGGGTTACTAAAAGAATTATAAAGATCTTTCCGCTTAATACAATAACATAAAGAAAAGTATGTGATCAAGACAATTCATTCCCAAATTTAGCTCGACATGGCTCGATTTGGctcgtcggggtcaccaaaattaACAAACGCAACATTTTGCCAATGTTTGATAGAATACTATTTGAAGATACTTTAGTGAGCAAAGAGTCTAGGAACTTATCACACATAGGTAAGTTCCTTTCATTTAGATTATagtaaatttataaatatgacTTTTTTCAAGCTAGTCTCTAAAAAAGCTAATGTGGCATCACTGTTTCACTTTCACTGACTCAATTCCAAGTCGAAAAGAGGTCACGGGGGTAGAACATTCGTTTTTTAACACAATGTGTCTTTGTATCTATAAAGATATTGACGAAGGAAGCATAACGATAAATGTGAATATCAAGGAAGAAATTAAGCATATTtgggtttcatttttttttggctgccgttattttaactttatttaaatgtgAATTGTTCTGCTCTCAATGTGGGTTGGACgcaatttaaatttgcttAGATCTGTCTCAGAGGGATTCCTTTTCTTGGGGCTTAGACTGGCTTGGTAACGCATCCTGATCCGAGCACAGACCAAATCCCATGCTCTTTGGATCAGCCAGTGGAAATTGTTTGCTCACAAATGTTTGCTCGGGTTGGGTACTATCCGTTGCAGAGCCATTACATGGCACACATGGTCCGGTGACTTTATTTGCGCACTTGGACGCCATTTGCTGCATCTTTGCTTGATCTTGGTGTGAACTAACGCAAGTGGATTTGTCTTGTCGCAATGGGTACTGCTGTTGTCGTTGTGGCTGATCCTCGTGATATGGCGAAGTTGACTTATCCTGTTGTTCAGTAGCAGCCGCTTCACTTTGACAAGGACAAATCGactgttgttgctgcattGGTGATTCATCTTCTGGATAACATCCGGTCTGCTGCTGATCAATATTTTCCGGGCGCACCATTCTGCCACAAAATTGACAAATTTGAGCGGATCTTGCAGTTGCGCTGGATTGCTTTGACATGGCTGCTGGGCATGGAATTTGACCAATAGCAATATCCTTATTTGTACATTCTTGTTCTTGACTGCCACTAGGCGGAAAACGAACGACACTGGGTCTTTGTGATTTCTCACTCGGACATTGCAGACAGTCATCCGAATTTGGAGTATAAAAAGCGGAACTGTCCGCTCCTTTTGATGCAGGACTCGATAGAGCAGCTTTTTCGTTATCTTCACAATCACAAGAATCTTTGGCCTGTAGCTGCATATGATCTTCGCTGGTAATAataagattttttttcttcactgGTGCACTGACTTTTGGTTTAGATCCATCGCTGGTGTCTGTCAAACACAATTCATTACCGTATTTCGAGAGGAAATATATGACAACTCCATTAGTCCAACCGAAGCCAGTTTGAGTCTCAACTTTAGGGCATGCCGCCTTTAATCCAAAGTTTTCGCAATTATACTAGTTTAGAAGAAGAGACTTTCAATTTATGCGTTCAATTGAAACTGCAACGAACTTACCTTTTCAAACATATGACCATCTTTTCTATAAGCTTCATAGTTTGACTTGATCCAACGATGGCCCCAACGCTGGGACAAGGCCGTAGCCTCGGGAGTACACAAATTCTCCAGTCCCTCAATCAAGACAAACATCATACAAGGCGAAACATTAGGATAATCCCATGAAAGACCCGTATTGACCAAAGTATTTGGTACTCCACCAAGAAACTCATCTAACTGATTGCTTTTAATGTAAGCCATTACAGAGCTGGCTATTTTCTCTCTATCCACTATGGGAAAAGCTCTGGTCCAAAGGGGAAAAAAGTTAGAGACACTAAAATATGGTCTTGGCTTTTGGTTCGCCAGATCGTAGTCCAACCAAATGCCACATTCCTCATTCCACAAAACATCTCGAATGGCCTTGGCCAAATCGCAAGCTATATCCTGATACTCTTCAGCCTTTGCGGTATTTCCTGCTTTGCTATAAAATGCAGATAACATTTTGCCACTGCGAAACAGAATGGAATTCAAATCGACCGGAACTATGCAACGAGTTTTGGTATCTGTTAAAGTACCCTGATTAGTTCCTTCTTCATTAATGAACCATCTGGAACTGCAATCCATTCCCGATTCACATGCTGATTTTATTTCCGAGAAATATTCTTCCTTTAACGACTCATTGCAAAGGCCGTCAGAATGGGCAATATCTTCGCGAAACGATTCTGGACGAGGACCCGTTGAGAAATCCTGATAGTGATACATGGTAAAACCCTGAACTTCCACTTTATGTCTCTCTCGGAAGTTATTAAATTCAGTTTCGAGCAGAGGCAAAGATTTGATGGCATATTCTTCATCTTTTGTTACATCAACATAGGCCTTCATCATGTAAATCAACAGCGGTGGGTGAGAACGTCCATAATAATAGATCCTTCCTCCACTTGGTATAAAGCCATATTGTTTAATTAGATAAAGAAAATTATCAATCATTCCCTTGGCCGTTTGATGCATTCCACTAGCAAGGAGTCCAAGTAATATCCAATATGAATCCCAGTAGTAGAACTCTGTGTATCTTCCTCCAGGAACTATAAACGGATTGGGCACATAGATCGAGGAATACATATCAGGATTACGTTGGACATCATCTTTAAGTCGATAACATAACTCTTTCCATAGTTCGTTTAATTTATAACCAAATTGTTTCATCTCAATATCGCAAATTTTATCAGCATACAGTGGTTCCGATTTCCAATCGGTGGGTGTGAATTTCTCTAGCTCAGATCCTTTAGGATCAAAATGTTTTTCGACAAACATTTGCAGAAAATATAATGAGCCATCATTACGGCGGCAATTGCTGAACAGTTCAAAATCTCCAAGAATACGTTCAGGTGGATAACGCATTGGCATATCCACAAAGGTTTTGCAATCGGGAAACATATTCGATCTTTGTACCGTCTCCAATAAGAGGCCTTTGGTATAGACATTCCTAGAAAATTATATGAGTAATGATTGAATCTACTTTAAGAATTCTTGCAAACCTGTTTTCGCCCCCCACTGACGAAGACTGAGGACCATTTTCACAGCTTTGGGCGGCAGCCATTTTAGTATTGTTCCCCCAACGAAAAATTTGGTGTGTTTTAGTGTAAATGTCTAAATGAACTGATTAAAGCTGACAGGTCCCAAAATAAAGACAGTTAGCCAAAGGCTACACTGATCGAAGGGAAAGCTATACAATGACATCTTGATTGATATTTCCTTTTACTTCAAAAGTCCGCATACATTGCATTTTCCTTTACAGTCCTCATGATTTTCGTCACATGTATTTGGATCcactttgtttttattactCTTCGGAGCCAAatccttattttctttattacaattttcatTGCTTTCATCAGCATTCAATGGCTCTTCATTAGTATCCTTAGTTTTTTGTGTGGGTTCTTCATTATTCACAGGAGAGTGTACATAACCGCATATGGCACATTTGCCCCCACAAGTAGTCGTGGCTCCTTCATGATTACTTTGACCCATATCCTCATCTTCGACTTTCTTAGAATCAAGATTTTTATCTTCGTTTAAGGTATTTGTAGTACTTTGATCATTATCCATATTATCAGCACTAGTTACAATGCAATTAGCCATCGATTTTTCATCCTCTATCTTTTCGAATCTATTATCAGCTTGATCAGGCGGCACACACAAATCCATGCCATATTTGGCTAGATAATATATGGCCACACCATTGGACCAACCAAAACCAGTTTGTGTCTCATACTCACCTCCAACACCAGGGGCTCCAGAATTCTCACAATTGTACTACAATTAAGAACTAAAATCTTAAAATGATCTATTTAAAACAGTTCTTTGCCTACCTTCTCATACATTAATCCTGATTTACGATAGCCCTCATAATTCACCATTATCCAACGATCAGCCCAACGTCTTGACATGTCCTTTGCTTCGGTTGTGCCCAAATTCTCGAGTCCTTCAATCAAAACATACATCATACAAGGCCAGACATTAGGATAATCCCATTGCTGATTTGTGTTGAGCAAAGTTACGGGTACTCCACCGGGATAGTCATCTAACATATTGAATTCGATATAATCCATTACAGATTtcgatattttttttctctccatAATGGGAAAAGCTCTCATCCATAGGGGGTAAAAGTTGGTTATACTATAATATGGTCGGGGTATTTTATTCGTCACATCGTAATCAAACCATATTCCAGCCTCTTCGTTCCACAAAACATCTCTGATGGCCCGGACCAAGCGACAGGCTATTTGCTGATAATGCTTTTCCTTATCGGTATTTCCAGCTTTCTTGTTAAAGTACGACAAAGTCTTACAATTCCGAAAAAGAATGGCATTCAAATCGACTGGAACTATGGAACTAGTTTTCATATCCCCAAGAGGGCCCCCACAGAATCGGATGAATTTACAAACCATCGTGAGCTGAAATTCATTCCTGATTCACAGGCAGCCTTCAATTCAGTATAGTGTAGTTCCTTTTCTGCATCACTGGCAAAGTCCTGAGCACTTGCTAGATCTTCACGATATGCTTCGGGACGTGGACCCGCCGATGTATCCCGATATTGATACATGATATAACCACCCTCAACTTCAACCTTATGATATTCGAGAAAAGTTTCAATTTCCGATTCAAGCAAAGGCAACGATTGTATGGCATATTTCTCATCATCGGTTTTATCGACATAGGCCTTCATCATTTGTACCAACAATGGCGGTTGACATCGTCCATAGTAATAGATCCTTCCACCATTTGGTATGAAACCATACTGTCTGACTATCGACAAAAAATTATCAATCATTCCCCTAGCTGTCTGAAACATTCCACTCGCTAGAAGTCCAACTATTATCCAATATGAATCCCAGTAATAGTATTCTCTAAATCTTCCTCCTGGTATTATAAAGGGATTGGGCACATATATCAAAGAATACAAATCGGGATTTTGTTGTACATCATTTGAAATTTGACGTCCCAATTGTTTCCATTGATCATTCAATTTTAAGGCAAATTTCTTTAGTTCGGAATCACGAATTTTGCTCACATATGGAGGTTCAGCTTGCCAATCGCTAGGCGTCCAAATCATTAGTTCGGAACCACTTCCATCGAAATGGTGTTCCACAAAATCTTTTAAATCTGGCGCATGGCCATTGACTCGCTTACAATTACGTAAACGAcgaaaatttgataaaattgTGTCGGCAGGATGACGCATTTTCATATCCACAAATGTTTTACAATCGGGATATATTTCCGATCTCTGAACTGTGTCCAACAAGGTGCCTCTGGTGTAAATCTCCctatgaaaaattataaactTAAGCTTAAGAGGCTCTTGTTATCCCTATTAAACTCACATATTCCCGTAGCCCAAAGGACGAGGTGCGCACCCGCAAGGACATTGTTGGGCAGCCATTTTggtttactttttgttttagaacacaataaaatttggaatttttaaaattttcaaatcatACTCAATCTCAAAAGGCTACtttaaatgttaaaacaattaagATACACAAATTCTGCAGGGGGAAAATCGTGCAGTTTTCTATAAATTGAAAGACTTTCAATGACATTTTAACAAACCTTGAGCTGCCTTTAACTAGAAATCTTATTTTACATTTGACAACTTTTGTCGAccaatatttgtatatttattgaCACGGAAATAACTAGACCAAATGGTTGGTCAAAAAACTTTTAGCATCACACTCTCTATCTTTGCTTCAGTGATTTATTTATCTAGCATAAATATTGGTCAAATATTGTGGCTTTCACTTTCTTTCCGATATAAAATGCACTTTAACTTTAGGATATATGCTCAAATTTTTCATAGGGAAATGTTTGTTCATATATTATGCAGTCTGTGATGGGACTGGGGTCGTGGGGGTGGGGTCTAAGAACTTTTGGCCGGATGTATGTGATGTATATCGTTTTCAACTTTTTGCGGCTACCGAAGAAAAATGGCCAAACAAATGATTGACATACACGCCCTGCCAGCTGCTGGACCGCCTGCCtgactgcctgcctgcctggcGGAAGTTGCCAAAAACTTTTGGTAAAAGTGAAAAACTTGCTGTCAGCATTAGATAAGCGACTTCAACTTAATAGACTTGTAGAATCAGCCGCATTTTGACCTCATACTATCATCCCATTCACCCTTCGAATTGGGGGGATGCAAACTGAAAGTAGAAAtggcattttatttatttgtttctatgttggcttctatatataaaaaatggtgaaataaataaaaatgtaacaCACGCCCCCCAACAAAAAGGGAGGTtgtcaacacacacacacagacacgcTCTCTGGTTGGAGGGGGTAACTCATTTTGATGCTGATATTTATCGAATGTCAAGAG
Coding sequences:
- the LOC6640483 gene encoding trehalase; protein product: MAAAQSCENGPQSSSVGGENRNVYTKGLLLETVQRSNMFPDCKTFVDMPMRYPPERILGDFELFSNCRRNDGSLYFLQMFVEKHFDPKGSELEKFTPTDWKSEPLYADKICDIEMKQFGYKLNELWKELCYRLKDDVQRNPDMYSSIYVPNPFIVPGGRYTEFYYWDSYWILLGLLASGMHQTAKGMIDNFLYLIKQYGFIPSGGRIYYYGRSHPPLLIYMMKAYVDVTKDEEYAIKSLPLLETEFNNFRERHKVEVQGFTMYHYQDFSTGPRPESFREDIAHSDGLCNESLKEEYFSEIKSACESGMDCSSRWFINEEGTNQGTLTDTKTRCIVPVDLNSILFRSGKMLSAFYSKAGNTAKAEEYQDIACDLAKAIRDVLWNEECGIWLDYDLANQKPRPYFSVSNFFPLWTRAFPIVDREKIASSVMAYIKSNQLDEFLGGVPNTLVNTGLSWDYPNVSPCMMFVLIEGLENLCTPEATALSQRWGHRWIKSNYEAYRKDGHMFEKYNCENFGLKAACPKVETQTGFGWTNGVVIYFLSKYGNELCLTDTSDGSKPKVSAPVKKKNLIITSEDHMQLQAKDSCDCEDNEKAALSSPASKGADSSAFYTPNSDDCLQCPSEKSQRPSVVRFPPSGSQEQECTNKDIAIGQIPCPAAMSKQSSATARSAQICQFCGRMVRPENIDQQQTGCYPEDESPMQQQQSICPCQSEAAATEQQDKSTSPYHEDQPQRQQQYPLRQDKSTCVSSHQDQAKMQQMASKCANKVTGPCVPCNGSATDSTQPEQTFVSKQFPLADPKSMGFGLCSDQDALPSQSKPQEKESL
- the LOC6640681 gene encoding LOW QUALITY PROTEIN: trehalase (The sequence of the model RefSeq protein was modified relative to this genomic sequence to represent the inferred CDS: deleted 2 bases in 1 codon) is translated as MAAQQCPCGCAPRPLGYGNMEIYTRGTLLDTVQRSEIYPDCKTFVDMKMRHPADTILSNFRRLRNCKRVNGHAPDLKDFVEHHFDGSGSELMIWTPSDWQAEPPYVSKIRDSELKKFALKLNDQWKQLGRQISNDVQQNPDLYSLIYVPNPFIIPGGRFREYYYWDSYWIIVGLLASGMFQTARGMIDNFLSIVRQYGFIPNGGRIYYYGRCQPPLLVQMMKAYVDKTDDEKYAIQSLPLLESEIETFLEYHKVEVEGGYIMYQYRDTSAGPRPEAYREDLASAQDFASDAEKELHYTELKAACESGMNFSSRWFVNSSDSVGALLDMKTSSIVPVDLNAILFRNCKTLSYFNKKAGNTDKEKHYQQIACRLVRAIRDVLWNEEAGIWFDYDVTNKIPRPYYSITNFYPLWMRAFPIMERKKISKSVMDYIEFNMLDDYPGGVPVTLLNTNQQWDYPNVWPCMMYVLIEGLENLGTTEAKDMSRRWADRWIMVNYEGYRKSGLMYEKYNCENSGAPGVGGEYETQTGFGWSNGVAIYYLAKYGMDLCVPPDQADNRFEKIEDEKSMANCIVTSADNMDNDQSTTNTLNEDKNLDSKKVEDEDMGQSNHEGATTTCGGKCAICGYVHSPVNNEEPTQKTKDTNEEPLNADESNENCNKENKDLAPKSNKNKVDPNTCDENHEDCKGKCNVCGLLK